The proteins below come from a single Mytilus edulis chromosome 5, xbMytEdul2.2, whole genome shotgun sequence genomic window:
- the LOC139524537 gene encoding mucin-4-like isoform X3, giving the protein MTHNSIEKKRKDKIRYWINKIGELLPPIENSPDKERMGRSTLEIVETAWEYITQLKAQTTPDMTEDVQRLEIQRLKTDIEKTKLERDRYVDIIRNAGLSTDMTPGIWAQKNVSPVLSAININNQDLDPKQKSNKNRKRNTISQQLENMKKQQEELTAPNIMQMNNQNMLMNQMQMMNNQMMMPNQAGFPQTFLPGQMTLPGQAGDKDQSSADLLQGAMQESGITPNSNSQTGTIEDLVTQHSSESALQTLASVASQNLVSGSTAVVTCQSVSLTNTSQSSSVTTVTTQSVNTSNPIMATGQMMQNNSTGLMPFVNGQQNFPGNMFQNQQGFNNPLIQQQQQQQQIVFINEQGIPCIANVPMDPMMQNKVTKTEPAMDQAFNQQQQMNIALQNQLAGLTSQNQMNMAGGLIQQQFPMNQQQLLQGQLGATMNQQGLILPVSQAGNLINVNNMAGQNQLPQALILPNGQIVPVVTNPQMLSTGQNQLLQTNQWRPPVPQPMTSAPMQIIQQNQPQTGQDMQQQQQSLGLLMTTNSVSSQSSPRPQISMANQSSITTSTMSHSAIPNHNKTVDSSFQDSVMNKVNTSVEQMIHTQNGMLPQPQNNIMVPASTCSSQISTPMQLPKPANTTVVSQPNHPQTLSGNAPIIINMSCNGQPTSILVDPTTMQVLGTVQTQQPAPAAVPQPPAPQQATPPSGAKKSKKRVLCPKPSANGPNIEDVNVETQTAELKKTTVTKSKVKPKKAEPESTTDILAKAAQSIFSSEISPVNFYNPANEDNPLQIDTSVAEPEDETKRSPQKGAEIAKNLTEIQQDEVAKLIEDQIKQVDDQNKAEKEKAVCKIVDENVMNIINEEAKNSLLVSENKTKIEEQPGIEQTSKKAKKSKKSEPEISKELEPETKPKNRKTSSARKGKQQEDIVVETKDLPEAIIFSENDLSSVLDQVEGLASPPPSKKTKSKKTKSDTNDIEPVSKKRKHTPTKSKMASGPEKEPVAKTSKKSVYDFEEEEEEMIEDFSQPLFGLHPLRNTAATTNITKGGETKKEKNIKKTNDKKKPKEVKMDDSLLSPASDDLQINLDVDKQKDENSVSPEKRIESAKMDLPKNSHQDVDTSFTSDKRMDYPNLEVTNGFAPPTENQKNSVQNSNSELLSHPDIMPLDISTGNDSTDIDNAMSSILGFSTNSLSPHIVSPKPRNQTSDTTIANSVISPVTVSSISPLSMVTTTSCTTSTPSVSQDLSVLISESEKLTSTSLPSETGLNSVLSKEKQESLLFSQSKQSERSGNYSATEKLPSGAPQNSIEVNKKSSDSSKTKSIYSADNFVQSSRNDLITSSSVSKYNDKVSTVQSKTTSSTIPVSYSSTNTRNNRSEVNDRPNTIKYGPSHSSYREASPDGFNFASIGLNLSTTAPSGSFIDSLNMSPIMSTCSTATAVTSSFTFTLSSVKSTVTQSSAPSSHIPSSHQTQTSHSSSQSSPFPVYQAGHHHSPGSSSAKPYHGMNLPSFDMDLSRNMNSQMNRNSVQSQQQQRSNHDRIPPMQSQNNVPFPYGAGDVNRESCSLREQPRELPRERTPVFQNITATTPPIVNKSQSDQIRNTQKQIQDLSQNHNVPPKQHSDMNRNMNPLERGPVPNNMQPFFSANPQNTPPLHHPPLMADNGRQNIVSRNPYDPFPPAQSQVYNPSSSAQSYNRYESNSMPYSSHNSSGGTQPLSHTPPSSDGRKSANALPTNSKQNTNQSARAMSGPSPGSGPTPPVTNRHTPPQAVHPQQTMPKSQRPQTASSGNSKKSKPSQKRTKQPAYEMNEMHYPLFDPNRMTPFLGHLPPQALSPPSRNVQNDAHMFSGNFLGHSSRPLSNSASAMNKNSDFGGPFNSIFPPSRGQNGLGLNFQPGFGSMHPSMSNAPSLTPHSGGVTVTPHMPNFSFSNIFPDSSQSDSPINISPIKLHGNQIMDSNSLQHHQGSSLFHPHNRSHHPSLPNAMSINSILGHNHHGFDTRQMTQGMNSSATPFGSHGHPHTFGMPPFS; this is encoded by the exons ATGACTCACAATTCAATAGAGAAGAAGAGGAAGGATAAGATCCGTTACTGGATCAATAAGATAGGTGAACTGTTACCGCCTATAGAGAATAGTCCTGATAAAGAACGGATGGGCAGG AGTACTTTAGAGATAGTAGAAACAGCATGGGAATATATAACACAACTAAAGGCACAGACAACTCCAGATATGACAGAAGATGTTCAAA GATTGGAAATTCAGAGGTTGAAAACAGATATAGAAAAGACCAAGTTAGAAAGGGATAGATATGTTGATATCATTAGAAATGCAG GTCTATCCACTGACATGACTCCTGGTATATGGGCTCAGAAGAACGTCAGTCCTGTTTTGTCAGCAATTAACATCAACAATCAGGACCTAGATcctaaacaaaaatcaaacaaaaataggAAACGTAACACAATTAGTCAACAgttagaaaatatgaaaaaacaacAAGAAGAGTTAACTGCCCCTAATATTATGCAAATGAATAATCAGAATATGTTAATGAATCAGATGCAGATGATGAACAATCAAATGATGATGCCTAATCAAGCAGGGTTCCCTCAGACATTTTTACCTGGTCAAATGACATTACCTGGTCAGGCTGGTGACAAAGACCAGTCCAGTGCGGATCTTTTACAAGGAGCAATGCAGGAATCAGGTATCACTCCTAATAGTAATTCTCAGACTGGAACAATAGAGGATTTGGTGACACAACATTCGTCTGAGTCTGCACTACAGACATTGGCGTCAGTGGCATCTCAGAATCTCGTTAGTGGATCGACAGCTGTTGTGACTTGTCAGTCTGTGTCATTGACTAATACATCACAAAGTAGTTCTGTTACCACAGTTACAACACAGTCTGTAAACACTAGCAATCCAATAATGGCCACTGGTCAAATGATGCAGAATAATTCTACGGGATTAATGCCATTTGTGAATGGACAACAAAATTTCCCTGGAAATATGTTTCAAAATCAGCAAGGATTTAATAATCCTCTaattcaacaacaacaacaacaacaacaaatagtGTTTATTAATGAACAAGGTATTCCGTGCATTGCAAACGTACCAATGGATCCAATGATGCAGAACAAAGTGACAAAGACTGAACCAGCAATGGATCAAGCTTTTaaccaacaacaacaaatgaACATAGCATTACAAAACCAGTTGGCTGGTTTAACTTCacaaaatcaaatgaatatggCTGGTGGTCTCATCCAACAACAGTTTCCGATGAACCAACAACAATTATTACAAGGACAACTTGGTGCTACAATGAATCAGCAAGGCCTAATTCTACCGGTCAGCCAGGCTGGAAACTTAATCAATGTTAATAATATGGCTGGTCAGAATCAGTTACCACAAGCTCTAATTTTACCAAACGGTCAGATTGTACCTGTTGTCACAAATCCACAAATGTTAAGTACTGGCCAAAATCAACTACTTCAGACCAATCAGTGGAGACCACCAGTACCTCAGCCAATGACATCTGCACCAATGCAG ATAATTCAACAGAACCAACCTCAAACTGGACAAGAcatgcaacaacaacaacaatcgTTAGGACTACTAATGACAACAAACTCTGTTAGCAGTCAGTCATCCCCTAGGCCACAAATCTCCATGGCTAATCAGTCTTCCATCACTACATCAACTATGTCACATTCAGCTATACCAAATCACAATAAAACAGTGGACTCGTCTTTTCAGGATTCGGTCATGAACAAAGTGAATACATCTGTAGAACAAATGATACACACACAGAATGGCATGTTGCCGCAACCTCAGAACAATATTATGGTTCCTGCATCAACATGTTCATCACAAATAAGTACACCAATGCAGCTACCAAAGCCTGCCAATACAACTGTAGTATCACAACCAAACCATCCTCAGACCTTATCGGGTAACGCTCCAATTATCATCAATATGTCCTGTAACGGTCAACCAACAAGTATATTGGTTGATCCTACAACAATGCAGGTCCTTGGTACCGTTCAGACCCAACAGCCAGCTCCTGCTGCCGTCCCTCAACCTCCTGCTCCACAACAAGCAACGCCCCCTAGTGGGGCAAAGAAATCAAAGAAAAGAGTACTTTGTCCAAAACCTTCTGCAAACGGACCTAATATAGAAGATGTAAATGTCGAAACTCAAACTGCTGAATTGAAAAAGACCACTGTTACCAAGTCAAAAGTTAAGCCTAAGAAAGCTGAACCAGAAAGTACTACTGACATTTTAGCAAAGGCTGCTCAATCTATCTTTTCATCTGAAATATCTCCTGTGAACTTTTATAATCCTGCTAATGAAGATAATCCTCTTCAAATTGACACAAGTGTAGCAGAGCCAGAAGATGAAACAAAGCGCTCTCCCCAGAAAGGAGCTGAGATTGCCAAAAATTTGACAGAAATTCAGCAGGATGAGGTAGCTAAACTTATAGAGGATCAAATTAAACAAGTAGACGATCAAAATAAAGCTGAAAAAGAGAAAGCTGTTTGTAAAATTGTAGATGAAAATGTAATGAATATAATCAACGAAGAAGCTAAAAACTCTCTCTTAGTCAGTGAAAATAAGACCAAAATTGAAGAGCAGCCAGGTATCGAACAAACATCTAAGAAGgcaaagaaaagtaaaaaatctGAACCAGAAATATCAAAAGAATTGGAACCTGAAACTAAACCTAAGAATAGAAAAACTTCAAGTGCACGTAAAGGAAAACAACAAGAAGATATTGTTGTTGAAACAAAAGATTTACCAGAGGCAATAATCTTTTCTGAAAATGATCTGTCATCTGTGCTTGATCAGGTAGAAGGATTAGCGTCACCGCCACCAAGCAAAAAGACAAAAAGTAAAAAGACAAAGTCTGATACCAATGATATTGAACCAGTGTCAAAGAAACGCAAACACACACCAACGAAATCTAAGATGGCCAGTGGGCCTGAAAAAGAGCCTGTGGCAAAGACAAGTAAAAAGTCTGTTTATGATTTTGAGGAGGAGGAAGAAGAGATGATTGAAGATTTCTCCCAGCCTCTTTTTGGTTTACATCCGTTACGGAATACAGCAGCTACAACAAACATAACAAAAGGAGGTGAAACTAAgaaagagaaaaatattaaaaaaactaatgATAAGAAAAAGCCAAAAGAGGTTAAAATGGATGATTCATTGTTATCTCCAGCAAGTGATGATCTACAGATCAATTTGGATGTTGACAAACAAAAGGATGAAAACTCTGTTTCTCCGGAAAAAAGGATAGAATCTGCGAAAATGGATTTACCTAAAAATTCCCATCAGGATGTAGATACTTCGTTCACCTCCGACAAAAGAATGGATTATCCTAATTTAGAAGTGACAAACGGTTTTGCCCCTCCCACTGAAAATCAGAAAAATTCTGTCCAAAACTCAAATTCAGAACTGTTGTCACATCCAGACATTATGCCGTTAGACATATCAACAGGAAATGATTCTACTGATATTGACAATGCAATGAGTAGCATATTAGGCTTTTCTACAAACTCTTTGTCGCCACATATTGTTTCACCAAAGCCTCGTAACCAAACTTCTGATACAACTATAGCTAATTCTGTGATTTCACCTGTAACAGTATCATCGATATCACCACTATCTATGGTGACTACAACATCATGCACAACAAGTACTCCTTCCGTGTCACAAGATTTATCAGTGCTAATCAGTGAAAGTGAGAAATTGACTTCAACCTCTTTACCGTCTGAGACTGGATTAAATAGTGTATtgtcaaaagaaaaacaagagtCTCTTCTGTTTTCACAGAGTAAACAGTCTGAACGATCTGGTAATTATAGTGCTACAGAAAAATTACCGTCAGGTGCTCCACAAAATTCAATAGAAGTGAATAAAAAATCAAGTGATAGCTCAAAAACTAAATCAATTTACTCTGCTGATAATTTCGTTCAATCAAGTAGAAATGATCTGATTACATCATCGTCAGTAAGTAAATACAATGATAAAGTCAGCACAGTGCAAAGTAAAACAACATCATCAACTATACCCGTATCTTATAGCTCAACAAATACAAGAAACAATCGTAGTGAGGTAAATGATAGACCGAACACGATAAAATATGGCCCAAGTCATTCTTCATATCGTGAAGCCAGTCCAGATGGATTTAACTTCGCAAGTATAGGTCTGAATTTATCTACCACTGCTCCATCTGGATCTTTTATTGACAGTTTGAACATGTCACCGATTATGTCAACGTGTTCAACAGCAACTGCTGTAACAAGTTCATTTACTTTCACTTTATCTTCTGTAAAATCGACTGTAACTCAGTCCAGTGCCCCCTCATCACATATTCCATCATCCCACCAAACACAGACTTCACATTCGTCATCACAGAGTAGCCCATTCCCAGTGTATCAAGCTGGACACCATCATTCTCCAGGATCCTCCTCCGCTAAACCATATCATGGTATGAATCTTCCAAGTTTTGACATGGATTTGTCAAGAAATATGAACTCACAAATGAATCGTAACTCTGTTCAATCACAACAGCAGCAGAGATCAAATCATGATCGGATACCTCCGATGCAAAGTCAGAACAATGTGCCTTTTCCTTACGGTGCAGGTGATGTCAACCGTGAAAGTTGTTCATTGCGTGAACAGCCGAGGGAACTTCCCCGTGAACGTACACCTGTATTTCAGAACATAACAGCTACCACACCTCCTATAGTGAATAAATCTCAATCTGATCAAATTAGAAATACTCAAAAACAAATTCAAGATTTGAGCCAGAATCATAATGTGCCACCTAAACAGCATTCAGACATGAATAGAAATATGAATCCATTGGAAAGGGGACCAGTTCCTAATAATATGCAGCCATTTTTCTCTGCAAATCCTCAGAATACACCACCATTACACCATCCTCCCCTGATGGCTGATAATGGTCGTCAGAATATTGTGTCAAGGAATCCATATGATCCGTTTCCACCAGCACAATCTCAAGTCTATAATCCGTCATCCTCTGCTCAAAGCTACAATAGATATGAATCAAATTCAATGCCTTATTCATCGCATAATAGCTCTGGTGGAACCCAGCCATTAAGCCACACACCGCCTAGTAGTGATGGAAGAAAATCTGCAAATGCATTGCCGACAAATTCAAAGCAGAATACAAATCAGTCTGCAAGAGCAATGAGTGGTCCATCGCCAGGCTCTGGACCAACTCCACCCGTGACAAATCGTCACACTCCTCCCCAGGCTGTTCATCCACAACAAACAATGCCGAAATCTCAAAGACCACAAACTGCTAGTAGTGGTAACAGTAAAAAGTCTAAACCTTCTCAAAAGAGAACAAAACAGCCTGCTTATGAGATGAATGAAATGCATTATCCGTTATTTGACCCAAATAGGATGACACCGTTCTTAGGACATCTTCCTCCTCAAGCATTGTCACCACCATCAAGAAATGTACAAAATGATGCACATATGTTTTCTGGAAACTTTTTAGGACATAGTTCTAGACCACTATCAAATTCTGCATCTGCAATGAATAAAAATTCAGATTTTGGAGGACCATTCAATTCAATATTTCCGCCATCTCGAGGACAAAATGGTTTGGGATTGAATTTTCAGCCAGGATTTGGAAGTATGCATCCGAGCATGTCTAACGCCCCATCTTTGACTCCACATTCAGGTGGCGTCACTGTCACTCCACATATGCctaactttagttttagtaatATTTTTCCCGATTCATCTCAAAGTGATTCACCTATTAACATTTCTCCAATCAAATTACACGGAAATCAGATCATGGATTCAAACTCTCTTCAGCATCACCAAGGGAGCTCACTCTTCCATCCACATAACAGATCTCACCATCCGTCGTTACCAAATGCAATGAGCATAAACAGCATCTTAGGACATAATCATCATGGTTTTGACACGCGACAAATGACACAAGGCATGAACTCGTCAGCTACACCTTTTGGTAGTCATGGACACCCACACACGTTTGGAATGCCaccattttcatga